In Malus sylvestris chromosome 2, drMalSylv7.2, whole genome shotgun sequence, the genomic stretch AGAAGCACGTAATATTATTGTCCGGCTGAAGATGGGCAGAAAGTGCTCACATTGTGGAAACATAGGCCACAACTCTAGGACCTGCGCAAATTTCAGAGGCACTACTAGTAGTACTAGTTTTGTTGGATTTAGGCTCTTTGGTGTCCAACTTCATCATGATCATGATCATCATATCATGATGTCTTCATCTAACATGAACAATAATTCTGCTAATTATCATGTTTCCATGCCCATGAAGAAAAGTTTCAGCATGGATTGCTTGCCCACGACGACGTCGTCAGCCTCTTCATCTTCCCCATCTAATTCTTCATTGTCTCCTTCAAGGCTTTCCATGGATGAAAATATTTGTGCATCAGATAAAGCCTCCATCGGCTATCTCTCTGACGGTCTCATATGCCGAGCCCAAGAAAGGAAGAAGGGTCAGTTCCAGATTAATGACTTAATATATTACTAttgctttgttaatttttttaaataacaaaaTCTTCAATATTATGCGAGTTCAACTTGTGTTCTTGAGCATGCATCATATTTATGATTGTTGTTTTCCAATCTGTTGTTTCAAGACCGAGAAGAACTTATCTGTAACTGAGATGTCAGAATAGTGGTATTTCAAGTCAATTGAGCCTGGCTATGTCATTCATGGCAATGCTTGATTCGCATAGAATACCACCATAACACCACCAGAGTAGTTTGTAGGAGTTTTCTTTTCACATTTCCTGAAAATTAATCACCAATTTATTGTTTGCTTAGGGAAACTGAGTTTTAGGCACCCTACTATATATTTTCTCtcatgcatattcattattcatGTATGTTATCAGGAGTTCCATGGACGGAAGAGGAGCACCGGACGTTCCTAATCGGACTCGAGAAGTTAGGAAAGGGTGACTGGAGAGGTATCTCTAGGAATTATGTGACCACAAGAACCCCTACTCAAGTTGCGAGTCATGCTCAGAAGTATTTTCTCAGGCAAGCAAGCCTGACCAAAAAGAAGCGACGTTCTAGCCTCTTTGATATGGTGCGTACTTAACTAAACCTTCTCCTCTCTCTGTCTTTAACAAATTAAGGAGTTGTCTGATGTAATCATTTCAGTTGGTTCAGactgaattgaatttttatgtTAATATTGTTTTAATCATGTCATGACAGTTTGGAAGCAGCAACAATATAAATATGGAAACTGATGATCCAATTCCCACTCAACGTGACAATATTATTCGTAATAACATGGCCATTGATTCCAGCACAGTGCCTCTGCTTGAACATAGCATTGCAGCGAAAAATCTAAACTTAGATCACAGTCAAAAACCTCACAGCAGTAGTACTACTACTCGGCAGCTTCCGGTTTGGATTTACGAGTTGACCGATTCCCAGATGAAACCGAATTCATCTTCGAGTAAAGCGTCAGTAGTACCGGATCTAGAGCTCACGCTTGCTGCACCAACTAGTCCTAATgtagaacaaaaaaataaatcatcCCCAAGCCCAGCAGGTCCCCTCCTTAATCTTGGAACAATTAGTGTCACATAAAAAAGGAGATGGACTGGGGCTACAATATTTACAGAAATGAACGTGACTTTGACGTTAACCCAGGCAGCTGAAGAAGGATCTCAAGGAACAATATATATTATTCATGGCTACTTTTACTGAATTTATAATTAGTATGTATTGATTATTAATTAACGttattttctttaattccttttttttttcctttctcttgATGAATAAAACGGGGATGTATCCATGCATGACAATATATTTATAAAAGCActttacttttttttgttttgaacaaatgatattatctacattaagggggcctcacaatgagctagcaataatgtagttcaaactcgcttttgacgaaaattgaacctaagacatctcacttataagtgaagaggaatatcactagaccgtattATTTATCAAAGTATATTACATCTATATTTATCTCTATATTTATCTCTATGGATGATTGCATGAATCAATCAAAATATAttacaccccttgttaatttttgtcttttGATTTGCTTTTAATTCAATTGATCCGACGGCTACAAATTAATAGGGTGTGTTTGAAGTAAaaatgatgtgtggatagcacaccccttaatTAAATTGGATGTAACTTAACCATTTATGGGTTTTTTCACTAGGTTTAGATTAATCCAGGGCCTAATTAAGTATTGATGAGCAAATTTAAATAACAAACGATTGCAAGATTGATCTTTCTACCAGAGGTGATCAGTGATCTCGTCCACTAATTATTAGCAATATTTGATTTCTTTATGCCAATTTGGCTGGGTAATTATAGTAATATTAATGCACAAAAGCAGATGCACAAACATAACCTGCACAAATGATTGGTGACAAAAAAGTGTGCACAACAGAAGTTATATCAACTGAACAAATACATTTTCTTAATGGTATAGGTCAAAACATTTTTTCGCAAGTTCCCCCAATTTTTTGTCCATGATACGTACCATTGAGTGACGAAATGAACGATTAAATTTTGCATTTAGAAATCTAATGATCTTTATAAGCATTAGGTCTTGCATAAAATTCATACCACTGAGTCATACGTATTATAGCCGAATGTTCTACAGGctcatttgaaagtgtttttcaaatggctgaaagtgtttttgatgaaaatgcttttggaaccaatccttagtaaaatgACAAGTAAATTATGGAAAAAAGACTTTATTGCTTCATGCAAGAAGTACGTAACTAATGTTTTTTGTAAGAAACACGTAACTAGTGATTCTTGTAGGAAACACTTTAAATGTTTTtgaaactcaaattttttttctttacaaacGTTTTTAGTCATTTCAGAAGAATCTCCAAACAAGCCCTAAAGCTCTTACAATGTGTtttgaaagagaaagaaattaatacatgcaTGGCTACGAAAAAATATTAGGGTTTTCGGAACGTTATAATTGTTCTTTTCTTTCAGGGTAAAAGAGAACTAGCTAGTTAAACAGCAGTTGAGAATCTGCCctccaattttgtcaaaaaatagGAACCACATACTTTTCAACGGCAAGCTTTACTTGTACACGTAGCATAGACAAGCAACGGATGCATTATTTTGTCCTAGCCAAGGGTAGGGTGGGGGACTACTAGTGTACCACCGCACCAGAATACTGAAATAGTATAAATTTGAGTCAATTGGGACAATTTATAATAAATATCCTGAACAATTGGCTGAGATGAGTGTACTGTTATCGTACGTGGTAGctcataatataatattataatgtGACATGGAGATAAAACtcacaaataaaattatagaaTTAGAACTGACCGTCATGATGGTGGTGTATTCGTGCCACAAGTCTCACTAGACTCTTACAATATTCTGCAATTTCCATGTAATCTCATCCTTACCATTAATGTACTGGCTGCTCCATCACAAAAAGGTTCTTCACTATTAATCAAGTCAATGTAATATAAATTAATGAGGAAACTGAAATTCAACCctaatattatgtgaaataaataTACACTGTATGCTAGGAAACAGAAAGCAAACTTCTGAAATCTGGAAAACCATGGCCTCAAAAGTTTTGACATCACAAAACTTTGGAGTAGGAttatctcccttttttttttctcttcccttCCCCATCTCTTATTTA encodes the following:
- the LOC126584951 gene encoding transcription factor KUA1-like, which produces MGRKCSHCGNIGHNSRTCANFRGTTSSTSFVGFRLFGVQLHHDHDHHIMMSSSNMNNNSANYHVSMPMKKSFSMDCLPTTTSSASSSSPSNSSLSPSRLSMDENICASDKASIGYLSDGLICRAQERKKGVPWTEEEHRTFLIGLEKLGKGDWRGISRNYVTTRTPTQVASHAQKYFLRQASLTKKKRRSSLFDMFGSSNNINMETDDPIPTQRDNIIRNNMAIDSSTVPLLEHSIAAKNLNLDHSQKPHSSSTTTRQLPVWIYELTDSQMKPNSSSSKASVVPDLELTLAAPTSPNVEQKNKSSPSPAGPLLNLGTISVT